In Tenacibaculum pacificus, a single window of DNA contains:
- the kbl gene encoding glycine C-acetyltransferase, with the protein MYGKIKEQLQQEIQEIKDAGLYKAERIITSSQDAVIKISTGEEVINFCANNYLGLSNHPEVIQAAKDVMDTHGFGMSSVRFICGTQDIHKQLEEKIAEFYTTEDTILYAAAFDANGGVFEPLLTKEDAIISDSLNHASIIDGVRLCKAGRYRYDNNDMESLEAQLIEANKQNHRFKIIVTDGVFSMDGIVAKLDEICDLADKYDALVMVDECHAAGFIGKTGRGTVELKNVMDRVDIVTGTLGKALGGAMGGYTTGKKEIIEILRQRSRPYLFSNSLAPAIVGASLKVFDLISEDTSFRDKLEWNTNYFRTEMEKAGFDLVGADAAIVPVMLYDAKLSQNMANKLLEEGIYVIGFFFPVVPKEKARIRVQLSAAHKKEHLDKAIEAFTKVGKELNVI; encoded by the coding sequence ATGTACGGAAAAATAAAAGAGCAATTACAACAAGAAATTCAGGAAATTAAAGATGCTGGATTGTACAAGGCAGAACGTATTATTACATCATCTCAAGATGCAGTAATAAAAATTTCTACAGGTGAAGAGGTAATCAATTTTTGTGCAAATAATTATTTAGGATTATCAAATCATCCAGAAGTAATTCAAGCAGCTAAAGATGTAATGGATACTCATGGTTTTGGAATGTCATCGGTTCGTTTTATTTGTGGAACTCAAGATATTCATAAGCAATTAGAAGAGAAAATTGCTGAATTTTACACTACAGAAGATACTATTTTATATGCAGCAGCATTTGATGCAAATGGAGGTGTTTTTGAGCCATTATTAACAAAAGAAGACGCAATTATTTCTGATAGTTTAAATCATGCATCTATTATTGATGGAGTTCGTTTGTGTAAAGCAGGTCGTTATCGTTATGATAATAATGACATGGAATCTTTAGAAGCACAGTTAATTGAAGCGAATAAACAAAATCATCGTTTTAAAATTATTGTAACTGATGGTGTTTTTTCTATGGATGGAATTGTTGCCAAACTAGATGAAATTTGTGATTTAGCAGATAAATATGATGCCTTAGTAATGGTTGATGAATGTCATGCAGCTGGTTTTATTGGTAAAACAGGTCGTGGAACTGTTGAATTGAAAAATGTAATGGATCGTGTTGATATTGTAACAGGAACTTTAGGAAAAGCACTTGGAGGTGCGATGGGTGGTTATACAACAGGTAAAAAAGAAATTATTGAAATTTTACGTCAACGTTCTCGTCCGTATTTATTTTCAAATTCTTTAGCACCTGCAATTGTAGGAGCGTCTTTAAAAGTTTTTGATTTAATTTCTGAAGATACTTCGTTTCGTGATAAATTAGAATGGAATACAAACTATTTTAGAACAGAAATGGAAAAAGCAGGGTTCGATTTAGTAGGAGCTGATGCTGCGATTGTACCTGTAATGCTATATGATGCAAAACTTTCGCAAAACATGGCAAATAAATTATTAGAAGAAGGAATTTATGTTATCGGATTTTTCTTTCCAGTAGTGCCAAAAGAAAAAGCTAGAATCCGTGTGCAGTTATCAGCAGCACATAAAAAAGAACACTTAGATAAAGCTATTGAGGCATTTACAAAAGTAGGTAAAGAATTAAATGTGATTTAA